The Vitis vinifera cultivar Pinot Noir 40024 chromosome 12, ASM3070453v1 genome has a segment encoding these proteins:
- the LOC100243161 gene encoding fasciclin-like arabinogalactan protein 21 yields MGRSCSHWWHAPVYFTISIALAFIAISTPLHSNLKNAASPPPSNSITHHLLSNASRALRRSGFTVIATLLQVSPELFLSSHEYFTIFAIKDSAISNFSLPPWLMKHLFHYHTSPSKLSMHDLLEKPPGSCLSTLLQHKKLSITKTDATQRSVEINHVLVSHPDVFLGGPISVHGVLGPFSPLNPQDFQESQWGSIQTPICGSNSSVVEFRNLVEWPKIIRMLSSNGFVSFAVGLHTVLGGVAQDFTSLSCATIFAPPDLALSASPSPLLDRIVRFHILPRRLSYIELASLPQKAKIGTLLPDRDLEVTGRVKNSSQVLVINGVDIVAPDVFSSKKFIIHVISRAFKLAELPNAF; encoded by the coding sequence ATGGGGAGATCTTGCTCTCACTGGTGGCATGCACCAGTCTACTTCACCATCTCCATAGCCCTAGCTTTCATAGCAATCTCCACACCTCTGCATTCCAATCTCAAGAATGCAGCATCTCCGCCACCCTCTAATTCCATCACCCACCACCTCTTATCCAATGCCTCCCGAGCTCTCCGGCGATCAGGCTTCACCGTCATCGCCACTCTTCTTCAGGTCTCCCCTGAACTATTCCTTTCTTCTCATGAATATTTCACCATCTTTGCCATCAAAGACTCCGCCATCTCCAACTTCTCCCTCCCTCCATGGCTCATGAAACACCTCTTTCACTACCATACCTCTCCTTCCAAGCTCTCTATGCACGACCTCTTGGAGAAACCCCCAGGAAGCTGCCTCTCGACGCTTCTGCAACACAAGAAACTCTCAATCACCAAGACTGATGCGACCCAGAGGTCGGTGGAGATCAACCATGTCTTGGTGTCTCATCCTGATGTCTTTCTTGGAGGACCTATCTCAGTTCATGGCGTTCTTGGGCCATTCTCTCCATTGAATCCCCAAGATTTCCAAGAATCTCAATGGGGTTCTATCCAAACACCCATCTGTGGTTCCAACTCCAGCGTTGTGGAGTTCAGGAACTTGGTGGAGTGGCCTAAGATCATCAGAATGCTGAGCTCAAACGGTTTCGTCTCTTTCGCAGTTGGACTACACACTGTTCTTGGTGGGGTTGCTCAAGATTTCACAAGCTTGAGCTGTGCCACCATCTTTGCCCCTCCAGACTTGGCTCTGTCAGCTTCTCCTTCGCCATTGCTGGACAGAATTGTGAGGTTTCACATACTTCCTCGGAGGCTTTCGTATATCGAACTCGCTTCATTGCCCCAGAAAGCAAAGATTGGAACCCTTCTCCCTGATCGTGATCTTGAGGTTACTGGAAGAGTGAAGAACTCTTCTCAAGTGTTGGTCATCAATGGAGTAGACATAGTGGCACCTGATGTTTTCTCATCCAAGAAGTTCATCATCCATGTAATATCTCGAGCTTTCAAGCTAGCTGAGCTTCCCAATGCCTTCTGA
- the LOC100243023 gene encoding uncharacterized protein LOC100243023, protein MERHVQTLLNKLSVVCITIATIIFLFLILQTPQTCIPTTTHPRVRLLRFPKSSCDSSRRDYVPFSKKNERLWSTRDWKKKVNSYAQFFRSLRDQRLLSNHSKVLCVSAGAGHEVAAVSEVGARDVTGVELVESPPLVSRADPHNLPFFYGAFDLVFSAHLDEALFPARFVAEMERTVRVRGVCVVVVEECGGDEMRGILRMFKHSVFVSAKNVTLIGLRMTQIIMRNRNSS, encoded by the coding sequence ATGGAGAGACACGTACAGACTCTACTCAACAAGCTCTCTGTTGTCTGCATTACTATCGCTACAATCATCTTCCTCTTCCTCATCCTCCAGACCCCTCAGACCTGCATACCCACCACCACCCACCCGCGCGTCCGCCTCCTCCGCTTCCCGAAATCCTCCTGCGACTCCTCTCGCCGCGACTACGTCCCATTCTCCAAGAAAAACGAGCGCCTCTGGTCCACCCGAGATTGGAAGAAGAAGGTCAATTCCTATGCCCAATTCTTCCGGAGTCTTCGAGATCAGCGGCTGTTGTCCAATCACAGCAAGGTCCTCTGCGTCTCCGCCGGAGCCGGCCACGAGGTGGCCGCGGTGTCGGAAGTGGGTGCCAGGGACGTCACGGGGGTGGAGCTGGTGGAGTCGCCCCCGCTGGTGAGCCGCGCCGATCCGCATAACTTGCCCTTTTTTTATGGGGCTTTTGATTTGGTGTTCAGTGCCCACCTGGACGAGGCTTTGTTTCCGGCGAGGTTCGTGGCGGAGATGGAGAGGACCGTTCGGGTTCGTGGGGTTTGTGTGGTGGTTGTGGAGGAGTGCGGCGGTGATGAGATGAGGGGGATTTTGAGGATGTTTAAGCATTCGGTGTTTGTGAGTGCCAAGAATGTCACCTTGATTGGATTGAGAATGACACAGATTATAATGAGAAATAGAAATTCTTCTTGA
- the LOC100265469 gene encoding pentatricopeptide repeat-containing protein At3g12770, which yields MYLKLSLSRTNLNSALFFLNFFPPRIRPLGLPTATASEFPATLFKFLNFYSSLPLPLDHSDYIPYSGFDFDSFFSSLLDHSVHKRHLNQIHAQLVVSGLVESGFLVTKFVNASWNIGEIGYARKVFDEFPEPSVFLWNAIIRGYSSHNFFGDAIEMYSRMQASGVNPDGFTLPCVLKACSGVPVLEVGKRVHGQIFRLGFESDVFVQNGLVALYAKCGRVEQARIVFEGLDDRNIVSWTSMISGYGQNGLPMEALRIFGQMRQRNVKPDWIALVSVLRAYTDVEDLEQGKSIHGCVVKMGLEFEPDLLISLTAMYAKCGQVMVARSFFDQMEIPNVMMWNAMISGYAKNGYTNEAVGLFQEMISKNIRTDSITVRSAILACAQVGSLDLAKWMGDYINKTEYRNDVFVNTALIDMFAKCGSVDLAREVFDRTLDKDVVVWSAMIVGYGLHGRGQDAIDLFYAMKQAGVCPNDVTFVGLLTACNHSGLVEEGWELFHSMKYYGIEARHQHYACVVDLLGRSGHLNEAYDFITTMPIEPGVSVWGALLGACKIYRHVTLGEYAAEQLFSLDPFNTGHYVQLSNLYASSRLWDSVAKVRILMREKGLSKDLGYSLIEINGKLQAFRVGDKSHPRFKEIFEELESLERRLKEAGFIPHIESVLHDLNQEEKEETLCNHSERLAIAYGLISTAPGTTLRITKNLRACINCHSATKLISKLVNREIVVRDANRFHHFKNGVCSCRDYW from the coding sequence ATGTATCTGAAACTCTCTCTCTCCAGAACAAACCTCAACTCTGCTCTCTTCTTTCTGAATTTCTTTCCTCCCAGAATTCGACCGTTGGGCCTTCCAACGGCCACAGCTTCTGAATTTCCCGCTACccttttcaaatttctcaatttCTATTCTTCTCTGCCTCTCCCTCTAGACCACTCTGATTACATCCCTTATTCTGGGTTTGATTTCGATTCCTTCTTCTCATCGTTACTCGATCATTCAGTCCACAAGAGGCATTTGAATCAAATCCATGCACAGTTGGTGGTGTCTGGACTTGTGGAGAGTGGCTTCTTGGTGACTAAATTTGTGAATGCGAGCTGGAACATTGGGGAAATTGGCTATGCGCGTAAGGTGTTCGATGAATTTCCTGAACCAAGTGTGTTTCTGTGGAATGCCATCATCCGGGGCTATTCTAGCCACAATTTTTTTGGTGATGCGATTGAAATGTATTCGAGAATGCAAGCTTCGGGGGTGAATCCAGATGGGTTTACTCTTCCTTGTGTGCTTAAGGCTTGCAGTGGCGTGCCGGTGCTTGAAGTGGGTAAAAGAGTGCATGGTCAGATATTCAGACTCGGGTTTGAATCCGATGTGTTTGTGCAGAATGGTCTTGTCGCGTTGTATGCCAAGTGTGGTAGAGTTGAGCAAGCCAGGATTGTGTTTGAGGGGTTGGATGATAGGAATATTGTTTCGTGGACTTCGATGATTTCAGGGTATGGACAGAACGGCCTGCCAATGGAAGCTTTGAGAATTTTCGGGCAAATGAGACAACGGAATGTGAAACCAGATTGGATTGCTCTTGTGAGCGTTCTCAGGGCCTATACTGATGTAGAGGACTTGGAACAAGGCAAATCTATCCATGGCTGTGTGGTTAAAATGGGTCTTGAATTTGAACCAGATTTACTCATTTCCCTTACAGCCATGTATGCTAAATGCGGACAAGTGATGGTTGCCAGGTCCTTTTTTGATCAAATGGAGATACCGAATGTGATGATGTGGAATGCCATGATTTCTGGTTATGCAAAGAATGGTTATACTAATGAAGCAGTAGGACTCTTCCAGGAGATGATTTCCAAGAACATCAGAACTGATTCTATCACTGTGCGTTCGGCTATTTTAGCTTGTGCGCAGGTGGGATCACTTGATCTAGCGAAATGGATGGGAGACTATATCAATAAAACGGAGTATAGAAATGATGTTTTTGTCAATACAGCACTTATTGACATGTTTGCAAAGTGCGGAAGTGTAGATTTGGCTCGTGAGGTATTTGATCGAACACTGGATAAAGATGTTGTGGTTTGGAGTGCTATGATTGTAGGATATGGATTGCATGGGCGGGGCCAAGATGCCATTGATCTTTTTTACGCAATGAAGCAAGCTGGGGTTTGCCCCAATGATGTCACCTTTGTTGGGCTTCTAACAGCATGCAATCACTCAGGCCTTGTAGAAGAGGGATGGGAGCTTTTTCACAGCATGAAATATTACGGAATTGAGGCCCGCCACCAGCATTATGCTTGTGTGGTTGATCTTCTTGGCCGATCAGGGCATTTGAATGAAGCTTATGATTTTATCACGACCATGCCAATTGAACCAGGTGTATCAGTATGGGGAGCACTCTTGGGCGCATGCAAGATCTATCGCCATGTGACATTAGGAGAATATGCTGCAGAACAGCTTTTCTCACTAGACCCTTTCAACACAGGCCATTATGTGCAGTTGTCGAACCTCTATGCTTCATCCCGCTTGTGGGATAGTGTTGCCAAGGTTCGCATACTGATGAGGGAGAAAGGACTGAGCAAGGACCTTGGGTATAGCTTGATTGAGATCAACGGAAAGCTTCAGGCATTTCGGGTTGGAGACAAGTCACACCCAAGATTTAAAGAGATCTTTGAAGAGCTTGAAAGCCTGGAGAGGAGGTTGAAGGAGGCTGGCTTCATCCCACACATAGAGTCAGTTCTTCATGACTTGaaccaagaagagaaggaagaaactCTCTGCAACCACAGTGAAAGGCTAGCAATCGCCTACGGGCTTATCAGTACTGCACCTGGAACTACACTCAGGATAACAAAGAATCTCCGGGCATGCATAAACTGTCATTCAGCAACCAAACTGATATCAAAGCTTGTGAATAGAGAGATAGTTGTTAGGGATGCAAATCGGTTTCACCATTTCAAGAATGGAGTTTGTTCTTGTAGAGATTActggtga
- the LOC100260251 gene encoding putative F-box/FBD/LRR-repeat protein At4g03220, with protein sequence METRSSKRKRLLQAQSESHTAIDRITHLPDAVLHQILLLLPIKTIAQTSVLSKRWRLLWSSFPDLDFTTLNPHCMSCYYFDSCGGRSSVSPNPNTLDCISQTLAAHQRGSDIRVLRFRAHLGFSRLNGLIRSAIRHNVQDLDIDVCTDDYFNLPRCVVMSESLKALSLKFRPPGFRLPPSMVMRGGFQSLQTLSLSHMVFYKKHYLLDLFAGSAFPVLRKLTLDSCRGIKFLDVGCRVLQDLTVENCFQLHGLTVSGPRLERLRVVSCFESSSEKSWVKIIAPRLRVMHWEHNAITETSCLENLASMEEAFIGFFALDEDTRAEKYKSVSNILSGLSHAHCLTLQSQCIQILSNNHYSTISLHPFHNLKTMKLHTVLDKNNIRGLLCLFRSSPTLHTLILKIITHFKAEKTKAWNKALWDHMSSSEQEQYWESRSQTFKSFLQHLKVVRMEGLVESENEIGLIKFLLKHGMALQEMILCSGHSNSRDPVRRHEIRSQMMGFSWASSNAKLAFH encoded by the exons atggaAACCAGATCTTCAAAGAGAAAGAGACTTCTGCAAGCCCAATCTGAATCCCATACAGCCATTGATCGAATTACTCATCTCCCAGATGCCGTTCTCCACCAAATTCTTCTCCTCCTCCCCATCAAAACCATTGCCCAAACCAGCGTGTTGTCCAAACGGTGGAGGCTTCTCTGGTCATCTTTTCCTGATCTGGACTTCACCACCCTCAACCCACATTGCATGTCCTGCTATTATTTCGATTCCTGCGGCGGCCGAAGCTCGGTTTCTCCCAACCCTAACACTCTGGACTGCATCAGCCAGACTCTAGCGGCCCACCAGAGAGGCTCAGACATAAGGGTTCTACGCTTCCGGGCACATCTAGGGTTTTCGAGGTTGAATGGTCTGATCCGTAGTGCAATAAGGCATAACGTTCAAGACCTTGATATCGACGTTTGCACCGACGATTACTTCAATCTCCCCCGCTGCGTCGTGATGAGCGAATCCTTGAAGGCTTTATCATTGAAGTTTCGTCCTCCTGGTTTTAGGCTGCCACCTTCGATGGTAATGAGAGGTGGTTTTCAATCTCTGCAGACTTTATCTCTTTCCCATATGGTCTTCTACAAGAAGCATTATCTTCTTGACTTGTTCGCGGGTTCTGCATTTCCAGTCCTCAGGAAACTGACTCTGGACAGTTGCCGTGGAATAAAGTTTCTTGATGTTGGCTGCCGAGTCCTCCAAGATTTAACAGTAGAGAATTGTTTTCAGCTCCATGGATTGACCGTATCAGGTCCAAGATTGGAGAGGTTGAGGGTGGTGAGTTGCTTTGAATCTTCTAGTGAGAAGAGTTGGGTGAAGATTATAGCGCCCAGACTTAGGGTTATGCACTGGGAACACAACGCCATTACTGAGACAAGTTGTCTAGAGAATTTAGCTTCAATGGAAGAGGCCTTTATCGGGTTCTTTGCGCTTGATGAGGACACAAGAGCAGAGAAGTATAAGAGCGTGTCAAATATTCTCTCTGGCCTCTCTCATGCTCATTGTTTAACCCTCCAAAGCCAATGCATTCAG ATTCTATCAAACAATCATTATTCCACCATTTCTCTACATCCCTTTCACAACCTGAAAACTATGAAGTTGCATACTGTACTTGACAAAAATAACATCAGAGGATTACTGTGCCTATTCAGGAGCTCACCAACACTCCACACTCTCATTCTCAAGATAATTACTCATTTCAAGGCTGAAAAGACAAAG GCATGGAATAAAGCGCTGTGGGATCACATGTCCAGCTCTGAGCAGGAACAGTACTGGGAATCTCGATCACAAACTTTCAAGTCCTTCCTGCAACACCTCAAGGTAGTAAGGATGGAAGGGTTGGTAGAAAGTGAGAATGAGATTGGTTTGATCAAGTTTCTGCTCAAGCATGGAATGGCCTTGCAAGAGATGATTCTGTGCTCAGGACACTCCAATTCCAGGGACCCGGTTCGGCGTCATGAGATTCGGTCACAGATGATGGGATTCTCTTGGGCTTCTTCGAACGCTAAACTTGCATTTCATTGA